A genomic window from Oryctolagus cuniculus chromosome 12, mOryCun1.1, whole genome shotgun sequence includes:
- the LYSMD4 gene encoding lysM and putative peptidoglycan-binding domain-containing protein 4 codes for MRQEEVLAKPFQGPAAICRTATSHVYVFQDASGDSSEDEAQPGALRPRGKERQRRSAPPPGGGPTVLLQRELAPGDSLNKLALQYGCKVADLKKVNNFIREQDLYAVRSIKIPVRNHGILTETREELQPLAGPSPEAGAALAELPRADAQASQLTDFFQGIDRNIERVVQSQAFRREGGCLETSGQPPLPAPPAPPPSGADCGLRWWNAVVIMLLVGVVLPLFYLVYFRIQASGEAPSGLNTTSPSSSVALSAAPGQAPRPATPVPAGTSSDGRLSHTTPAGH; via the exons ATGAGGCAGGAGGAAGTGCTGGCCAAGCCCTTCCAAGGCCCGGCGGCCATCTGCAGGACCGCGACCAGCCACGTGTACGTGTTTCAGGACGCCAGTGGGGACTCCTCGGAGGACGAGGCACAGCCGGGGGCCCTGCGGCCTCGGGGGAAGGAGCGCCAGAGGCGCAGCGCCCCGCCGCCGGGCGGGGGCCCCACGGTGCTGCTGCAGCGGGAGCTGGCGCCGGGGGACAGCCTCAACAAGCTGGCCCTCCAGTACGGCTGCAAA GTCGCAGAtctcaagaaagtcaacaactTCATCAGAGAGCAGGATTTATATGCCGTGAGATCGATCAAGATTCCCGTGAGGAACCACGGGATCCTGACGGAGACGCGGGAAGAACTGCAGCCCCTCGCAGGCCCGTCCCCCGAGGCCGGAGCGGCCTTGGCCGAGCTGCCGCGCGCGGACGCCCAGGCCAGCCAGCTGACGGATTTCTTCCAGGGCATTGACCGGAACATCGAGCGCGTGGTGCAGTCCCAAGCCTTCCGGAGGGAGGGCGGCTGCCTGGAGACCTCCGGGCAGCCGCCGCTCCCGGCtccccccgcgccgccgccgagCGGCGCCGACTGTGGCCTTCGGTGGTGGAACGCTGTGGTCATCATGCTCCTCGTTGGCGTGGTTCTGCCGCTGTTTTATTTGGTCTATTTTAGAATACAGGCTTCTGGCGAGGCCCCGAGTGGCCTGAACACGACGTCCCCCAGCAGCTCGGTGGCACTGAGTGCGGCGCCTGGCCAGGCCCCCAGACCAGCGACCCCAGTGCCGGCCGGCACCTCTTCAGACGGCCGGTTAAGTCACACCACCCCGGCAGGGCACTAA
- the LOC138844584 gene encoding basic proline-rich protein-like, with the protein MNALPPSPRLYLRHPRQDRFLKRRPGSRQGRCGPPGLLTLGIPNPEPRSGRSAHHVLASGLATARLTKSSQVAGPAALRPAPSHGTLSPTPNSSDRLQGGWHRAPGAGRGGHSGSARGPPPLPAALRPAPSHGTVPLLQTPRTDSRGAGIGRLGPAGAATPAQPGARPPLPAPLRPAPSHGTLSPTPNSSDRLQGGWHRASGAGRDGHSGSARGQTPAPHRPGPATLRPAPSHGTLSPTPNSSDRLQGGWHRAPGAGRGGHSGSARGPTPAPSSPEHPGVAGTLLRPVSPQPWLRPASPRRRRACRLAAKISRPSGGGATEAANKNGGGRTLRRARLAERSAPERQSWGRGRGQGAGGARGGRGAGPQTGPTPALPAPPRPLGRAGGRLLGAAAFSSVGGVRPRPPVNSEFKNSEVKRRGSYVTHPDFGSCVPVLANPAHAGGCGRPRRLPSPCPRVDPPPVPVSPRGRRLPSRVPAWTPPPVPVPPCGRASRPRAPAWTRLPSRVPAWTPPPVPVSLRGSRLPSPCPRVDAASRPVSLRGRQLPSRVLAWKPPPVPVPLCGRRLPSPCPRVDAASRPVSLRGRQLPSRVPAWKPPPVPCPRVEAASRPRAPAWTPPPVPCPRVDAGSLSLAPVPS; encoded by the exons ATGAACGCCCTACCCCCTTCTCCGCGGCTGTACCTCCGACACCCACGTCAGGACAGATTTCTCAAGAGGCGGCCGGGGTCCCGGCAGGGCAGGTGTGGCCCGCCCGGCCTCCTCACGCTGGGAATCCCCAACCCAGAACCTCGCTCAGGGCGCTCGGCTCACCACGTCCTCGCCAGCGGCTTGGCCACCGCACGGCTCACCAAGTCCTCGCAAGTGGCCGGACCCGCCGCCCTGCGCCCAGCCCCGAGCCACGGCACCCTCTCCCCTACTCCAAACTCCTCGGACAGACTCCAGGGGGGCTGGCATCGGGCGCCGGGGGCCGGCAGGGGCGGCCACTCCGGCTCAGCCCGGGGCCCGCCCCCGCTCCCCGCCGCCCTGCGCCCAGCCCCGAGCCACGGCACCGTCCCCCTACTCCAAACTCCTCGGACAGACTCCAGGGGGGCTGGCATCGGGCgtctggggccagcaggggcgGCCACTCCGGCTCAGCCCGGGGCCAGacccccgctccccgcccccctgCGCCCAGCCCCGAGCCACGGCACCCTCTCCCCTACTCCAAACTCCTCGGACAGACTCCAGGGGGGCTGGCATCGGGCGTCTGGGGCCGGCAGGGATGGCCATTCCGGGTCAGCCCGGGGCCAGACCCCCGCTCCCCACCGCCCGGGGCCCGCCACCCTGCGCCCAGCCCCGAGCCACGGCACCCTCTCCCCTACTCCGAACTCGTCGGACAGACTCCAGGGGGGCTGGCATCGGGCGCCGGGGGCCGGCAGGGGCGGCCACTCCGGCTCAGCCCGGGGCCCGacgcccgccccctcctccccggaGCACCCGGGGGTCGCGGGCACGCTTCTCAGGCCTGTTTCCCCACAGCCCT GGCTCAGGCCCGCCTcgccccgccgccgccgagcCTGCCGATTGGCTGCGAAAATCAGCAGGCCTTCCGGGGGCGGGGCCACCGAGGCAGCCAATAAGAACGGCGGTGGGCGGACCCTGAGACGCGCGCGCTTGGCGGAGCGGTCGGCcccagagaggcagagctgggggcggggccgaggccaGGGAGCGGGAGGAGCGCgcgggggccggggggcggggcctcagaCTGGGCCCACCCCCGCccttcccgccccgccccgccccctgggcCGTGCTGGCGGCCGCTTGCTGGGAGCCGCTGCTTTCTCCTCGGTCGGAGGTGTCCGACCCCGCCCGCCTGTGAATTCTGAATTCAAGAATTCTGAAGTGAAAAGGCGCGGAAGTTACGTCACACACCCAG ACTTCGGGAGCTGTGTCCCTGTCCTGGCAAATCCGGCCCACGCGGGAGGGTGCGGGCGTCCGCGCCGCCTCCCGTCCCCGTGCCCCCGCGTGGACCCGCCTCCCGTCCCCGTGTCCCCGCGTGGACGCCGCCTCCCGTCCCGTGTCCCCGCGTGGACGCCGCCTCCCGTCCCCGTGCCCCCGTGTGGACGCGCCTCCCGTCCCCGTGCCCCCGCGTGGACGCGCCTCCCGTCCCGTGTCCCCGCGTGGACGCCGCCTCCCGTCCCCGTGTCCTTGCGTGGAAGCCGCCTCCCGTCGCCGTGCCCCCGCGTGGACGCTGCCTCCCGTCCCGTGTCCCTGCGAGGACGCCAACTCCCGTCCCGTGTCCTTGCGTGGAAGCCGCCTCCCGTCCCCGTGCCCCTGTGTGGACGCCGCCTCCCGTCCCCGTGCCCCCGCGTGGACGCTGCCTCCCGTCCCGTGTCCCTGCGAGGACGCCAACTCCCGTCCCGTGTCCCCGCGTGGAAGCCGCCTCCCGTCCCGTGTCCCCGCGTGGAAGCCGCCTCCCGTCCCCGTGCCCCCGCGTGGACGCCGCCTCCCGTCCCGTGCCCCCGCGTGGACGCCGGCTCACTTTCCCTAGCTCCAGTACCCAGCTAA